From the Polaribacter gangjinensis genome, the window AAATTCAACCCTATCTTGAAAAAAGTGACTGTTCATAAAGAAATTAAGTAAATAAACCATCTAGAACTCAGAATAGAGCACATAGATTAAAAAAGACACAAAATGGCAAAAAAAACCGTTGCATCGTTACAAACAGCATCTAAAAGATTAAGCAAAGCTATCAAAATGGTTAAATCTCCAAAATCTGGAGCTTACACTTTTGTTGAAGCAGTAATGGATCCTTCTGAAGTTGATAAGTTTTTATCAAAAAAATAAAAACTTTCTTATAAAATTATAAAGCTACTTTCTATTTCAGAAAGTAGCTTTTTTTATGGATTATAATTGCGTATTTTTGAGGATTCATTGTTGATTTTTGAGTTTGAAAATCAATTAGATGATTCCATTTTTATTAAAAAAATAAAGTACCCTATTCAAAAAGTTAGTTATTCAGTATTTAAAATATCATGAGTTTTTTTAAAAATATATTTTCAAAAGAAAAAAAGGAAACTTTAGACAAAGGTTTAGAGAAGACGAAAGAGAATTTTTTTGATAAATTATCAAAAGCAGTCGTTGGAAAATCAAAAGTTGATGATGAGGTTTTAGACAATTTAGAAGAAGTTTTAGTAGCTTCGGATGTTGGCGTAAATACCACATTAAAAATTATTGAACGAATTGAAGAGCGTGTTGCAAAAGATAAATATGTTAGCACAAACGAATTAAATAAAATTTTAAGAGAAGAAATTGCGGCATTATTATCAGAAACAAATAGCGGCAATGAGACTGATTTTACAATTCCTGCCAACAAAAAACCTTATGTAATCATGGTTGTTGGTGTAAATGGTGTTGGAAAAACTACTACCATTGGTAAATTAGCGGCACAGTTTCAAAAACGAGGTTTCAAGGTTGTTTTGGGTGCAGCAGATACTTTTAGAGCAGCAGCCATTGATCAATTGCAAATTTGGGCAGACAGAACTGGTGTGCCAATTGTTCGTCAAGAAATGGGTTCAGATCCTGCATCTGTTGCGTTTGATACCTTAAAATCAGCAGTCTCTCAAAATGCTGATATAGTGATTATTGATACAGCTGGAAGATTGCACAACAAAGTAAATTTGATGAATGAGTTGACTAAAATCAAACGAGTAATGCAAAAAGTGGTTGCAGATGCACCTCATGATGTGTTATTAGTTTTGGATGGTTCTACTGGTCAAAATGCATTTGAACAAGCAAAACAATTTACGAAAGCAACTGAAGTTTCATGTTTGGCAGTTACCAAATTAGATGGAACTGCAAAAGGTGGAGTAGTTATTGGAATTTCTGACCAATTTCAAATTCCCGTAAAATATATTGGAGTAGGAGAAGGTATTGATGATTTGCAAGTATTCAATAAAATGGAATTTGTGGATTCATTCTTTAAATAAAAAAATAAATAATAGTTCAATTTTTATGAAAAAAATAGCCATTTTAATCA encodes:
- the ftsY gene encoding signal recognition particle-docking protein FtsY — encoded protein: MSFFKNIFSKEKKETLDKGLEKTKENFFDKLSKAVVGKSKVDDEVLDNLEEVLVASDVGVNTTLKIIERIEERVAKDKYVSTNELNKILREEIAALLSETNSGNETDFTIPANKKPYVIMVVGVNGVGKTTTIGKLAAQFQKRGFKVVLGAADTFRAAAIDQLQIWADRTGVPIVRQEMGSDPASVAFDTLKSAVSQNADIVIIDTAGRLHNKVNLMNELTKIKRVMQKVVADAPHDVLLVLDGSTGQNAFEQAKQFTKATEVSCLAVTKLDGTAKGGVVIGISDQFQIPVKYIGVGEGIDDLQVFNKMEFVDSFFK
- a CDS encoding DUF4295 family protein, which gives rise to MAKKTVASLQTASKRLSKAIKMVKSPKSGAYTFVEAVMDPSEVDKFLSKK